The genomic region ATGAAATCTTCTTTTCCTGTAGATAAGAGAGCGTATCTGTCAGACTTTCTTCTCCTTCTTTTTCCACGTCTCCTGTAAAAAGCATGTCAAATCCCTCGTATTCCAGATGTAGGATCATGGATGCTTCATTTCCGGGATTCATATTCTTTTCTTTCGGCCCCAGACAGGTGAATCTCAACTTTCCTTCTCTGATCTGCGTTCCGTTTTCCATTTCCCAGACCGTCGTTCCATTATCTTCTGCTACACTTATAAGCTCTTCTAACTTTTCATCCCGGTACGCTTCTCCTGTCACAACAAGATTCCGTATTTTTATCCCGACCTGCTGCCTTTTCAGCATTTCTTCAATTCCATTCATATGATCTATGTCTCCATGAGATACGAACACATAATCAATACTTCCTATTCCTCTGTACTTTAAAAACGGTTCTATCCGATATTTCCCGACATTTTTTATATCACTGCTGCCTCCATCGATCAGATAAGTCTTATGCTCCGGTCCCTCCACACAGATACAGTCTCCCTGTCCTACATCCAGCATCGTAACCTCTGCTCCGGTTCTTACCCAGGGGCCCGATATCAATATCAGAAATCCAACCGTATAAAGCGTTATACTTATGATATATTTTTTCCCGTTTCTTTTAAATTTTAATATCAAAATCACTGTCATAAGCACCAGATAATAGATAAAGATTCTTCTCTTATCCGGCCTTCCCGCCACCCATCTTGCCATCGGAAGCTTTATTGTAAAAACGCAGCATTTATCATACACCCATAAGATACATCTGCAGATCCACAAAATCCATTTTCCGGGTATCCACCCAGCCATCTTTATAAATGACCCGATCATTCCACAGGTTAAAACTACCGACATCAGCGGAAGTATTATAAGATTCAGCAGTATACTATACACCGGAATCTCAAAAAAATTATATAAGATCACCGGCCACAATAAAACATTGATTCCCAGGCCTGCACACAGGCTCTTACACCGCATCTCATTTTCAAGCACCGGTATCACCGTACAAACTGCAAAAACAGCTCCAAACGACAACCAAAAGCCACCATCATACAGATAAAGCGGATGGATCCCGACCGTTAGCACAGCTGAAGCCGCAAGTGCCGTCGGCATATCATAATGTCTACCGGTAATATCCGCACCTATCCGAAATACGAACATCACCCACGCCCGGATCACCGACACGGTCATTCCGATCATCATCACATACAGACACAACAGAATCCCTCCCGTGATTCCACCTGCCTTGTATGAACCTGTCATTCTCCTTGCTATCCGGTATACTCCAAGTCCCGCAAACGATAGATGAAGTCCGGAAATCGCCAGGATATGTCCAATCCCGTTTACCTGATATAATTCTTTCATTTCCTGATCCATACCGCTTTTTTCACCAAGGAGTATCGCTGCAAGTGCTGAACCATCCCGTTCTCCCATCTCGCGTTGCAGCATTTTCTGCCAGTTCATCCGGAATTTTTCAAGTCTGTCTTTTAATTTGTTTCGTTTGTAATCCGTAATCTGTATATCATCCGATCGGACTTTCCCATGGATTCCCTGTTTTTGATAATAAAATTTCTGATCAAAATTTCCCGGATTTCTGGCCTCTTCATAAAATGATACCTTTCCACACACTTTAATCTGGTTTCCTATATGTAATTTTGGGCTGGAATTTGTATAAATGATAATTTTCGATTCTTGAAATTTTTTTGAGTTTGAATAAATAGAATTTTCTTTCAGATAGATCATCCGGCAGTTCTCTTTTTGCTCTTGCCTGTATATTTTGCCGCAAATGGTAATATTATCACCTTCTGCGGCATATCGTTCAATCGGGGAAGGACGAAGTTCTTTTATGAACCGCTCTCTTCCCCACACAACCATAGAAGCAATGATGCATAGAACCATCAGACACACACTAAGAAGCGGTCTGTTTTTCACATGCTACTCTCCTTCCACAATATTGGGATTTCTGGAAAGAGGTTTTTCCAAATTTATCTTTCCCATATAAGTAATATCTGTTTTTCCGTCAATCAGGATCTGTACTCTGCTGATCGCACTTCCATCTACAATAGAATTCACAATTGCATATACCGGAACTTCCGGATTCATTACATTCGTCGTATCAAGGAATCCGGCATCCAGATTCACGTAACAGATATGATCTTTTACCGATACACTAAGTACTTTTGTTCCTTCTGGGAGCACTGCTGATTCATTATCTGAATCCGGTC from Dorea longicatena harbors:
- a CDS encoding DNA internalization-related competence protein ComEC/Rec2 gives rise to the protein MKNRPLLSVCLMVLCIIASMVVWGRERFIKELRPSPIERYAAEGDNITICGKIYRQEQKENCRMIYLKENSIYSNSKKFQESKIIIYTNSSPKLHIGNQIKVCGKVSFYEEARNPGNFDQKFYYQKQGIHGKVRSDDIQITDYKRNKLKDRLEKFRMNWQKMLQREMGERDGSALAAILLGEKSGMDQEMKELYQVNGIGHILAISGLHLSFAGLGVYRIARRMTGSYKAGGITGGILLCLYVMMIGMTVSVIRAWVMFVFRIGADITGRHYDMPTALAASAVLTVGIHPLYLYDGGFWLSFGAVFAVCTVIPVLENEMRCKSLCAGLGINVLLWPVILYNFFEIPVYSILLNLIILPLMSVVLTCGMIGSFIKMAGWIPGKWILWICRCILWVYDKCCVFTIKLPMARWVAGRPDKRRIFIYYLVLMTVILILKFKRNGKKYIISITLYTVGFLILISGPWVRTGAEVTMLDVGQGDCICVEGPEHKTYLIDGGSSDIKNVGKYRIEPFLKYRGIGSIDYVFVSHGDIDHMNGIEEMLKRQQVGIKIRNLVVTGEAYRDEKLEELISVAEDNGTTVWEMENGTQIREGKLRFTCLGPKEKNMNPGNEASMILHLEYEGFDMLFTGDVEKEGEESLTDTLSYLQEKKISWEVLKTAHHGSKNSTTEAFLENVKPRYAWISAGRKNRYGHPHKDTLERLENSGAKIYSTQENGAFGITVNKKSMRIHGRNG